ATTGTCGACGAGGTCAGTCGTTAGTCGTGTGGGCAATCTCAGAAGGAAGGCAAGCTGCTGCACAAGTCGACAAATACCTGACCAAGGAAGATAAGGACACAAGTGTAGAGGGTGAGAACCAAGATTCCGTCAAGCGGCACCAAGACCTTCCCCAAAAGCAGCAAACTGTCATGAAATAGATGATCCATCAGATTGTTATTGTTTGCGACATTGGGCTGAAATGGAACCCGAATCCAATACATTCCGAAGGAAATTGGTATTTACATGGATGACCAGAGTGGGAATTAAAGCATGAATCTTTTGTGGTTAAACCAGCAAGGGGGATATATGCTTTAATCTCCCATTAAAGAACCTATAAGCAAAAATCAATAAACATTCATGGGGCTGAGCTGATATTTAGTAGATTTAGGGATATTTTGTCTTTTCTCATGTCTGGTTatctttatttattgtttttattcaGCTTTGTTTGTAAGGTTCAGCTCTCATGGTTTTCTTGAAAGGTACAATAATGTATAGTTTTGTTTCTTAAATCGTTTGGTTTAGAAAAGAATGCGAGGTGCTTTTTAATATGAAATATTTGAGGTTGGGTTTTCTGATGAACCCGGATAAAGAACTAAACACAATATTTTTACAACTAGATcgattagaaaaagaaaaaaagaagaagaagctcaATTGTCGTTTAAATAGGTTTTTTAGCTTATTTTAACCAATTCTTGTGGTCAATCCAATTGGTCAAGTGAGAGTTTTAGAGTgagaaatattaatttttccttgatatatatatatttcaagatTTTTCCAAATTTCTACTATTGTTATTGCCTTGAACTTATTTCATCTAATTCTAAAAATCCAATTCAACCATATTTGATTATAAATAATTGTTCActtaaattcgataaataattGAGAACCAGTCTATTAACAatttaaaccccaaaataattagaatttaaataaatctaATTTTAGATTTGAGCACCTAATGTTTTGAGAAAGTCAATCTTCAAATCTGAAcaaacaaattaattaaaaatttgaattcAATTCATTCCAACTCGAGGTCTAAATTTCTAACTAGAGCTGTAAATGAATAAGCTTGAATGAACAAATATTTGTTTAtgttcattaaaaattttaaaatgtttgttTGTGTTTATTTATTCAAAATTACATTATAATCATATTCGTTTATTTAAGTTAAACAAACATGTTCACCGctatataattaaatatgtttaCAAATAATCCTTATGAAAAGTAATAAGCAAACActaacaaacatatatacactattttttaaataaaagaaccAAATATaagtattaataattaaattataaataaaataaaagcacaaaaacataattttatttatagaacaataaataaatttgaaataatttatttaaattttaaacgaatataaataaagttatttataaaattttgtttatgttaaattaattttataaaagagGCTTAAAATCATGTTAATACtgatttgtttaatttaataaacTAACCAAAAACTGAACTGTTCATAAATGGTATCGACTACGAAGTCCATAGGAAATAAGATAAACCGCATGGAGGTCCCTTTAAACATGGCCACTGACCATCAAACAAAGTAGCCGTTAGTAAAGAAAGGCAACGATGATGGCGATGGTGAATCTTTCTCTTCCCGCTCCCGCCAAATCCCCATCCCGTCCACCGCCAAAACTCTCATCACTGTCGTCAGTACCACTGTCCGTCAACCGTCCCGTCAACTTCGAACCTCTTAGGCACCGTCTCATCAAACACCTCGATGCAGGTCACCTCCACAAAGCCATATCCACTCTCGATGTCATGGCCAGTCATAACGCCCACCCGGACCTCATCACCTACTCGTTGCTCCTCAAGGCTTGCATCAGGTCACGTGACTTCCAGCTCGGTAAACTCGTTCACTCCCACTTAACTGAGTCTAAACTCGAGCTTGACTCCGTCCTTTTCAACTCCCTCATCAGTTTGTATTCAAAGTCCGGTGATTGGACCAAAGCCCGTGAAATATTCGAAAGTATGGGAAACAAACGGGATTTAGTTTCATGGAGTGCAATGATTTCTTGTTTCGCTAACAATAAGATGAGTTTTGAAGCGATTTTGACGTTTCTTTATATGCTTGATAATGGGTTTTTGCCAAATGAGTTTTGCTTTACGGCTGTTATTCGGGCTTGTTCGACATCCGAGTTTTTTCCAACTGGGGAAataattttagggtttttagtGAAAACTGGCTATCTTGACTTTGATACGAATGTTGGGTGTGCTTTAATTGATATGTTTGTTAAAGGGAATAGTGATTTGGAGTCAGCTTTTAAAGTGTTTGATAAAATGCCTGACAGAAATGTTGTTGCTTGGACATTGATGATAACTAGATGTACACAATTAAGTTACCCAAGTGGTGCTATTGAATTGTTTATTGATATGGTTCTAGGTGGCTATATGCCTGATCGGTTTACACTAAGTGGCATCATTTCAGCTTGTACGGAGCAAGAATCGGAATCATTGTCTCTTGGTAAACAATTGCATTCTTGGGTTATACGGTCTGGATTCGCATCGGATGTTTGCATTGGTTGTAGTTTAGTAGACATGTATGCTAAGTGTACAATAGATGGGTCTTTGGATGATTCTAGGAGGCTGTTTGATAGAATGGAAAATCATAACGTAATGTCGTGGACTGCGATTATAACAGGGTACATACAATGCGGAGGTCGTGATATGGCAGCCATTGAGCttttttgcaaaatgattgaagGTCCTGTTTCGCCTAATCATTTTACGTTTTCTAGTGTTCTCAAGGCATGCGGAAATCTTTGCGATTCACGCACAGGTGAACAATTTTATGCTCAGGCGGTAAAACATGGTTTTGCTTCAGATGATTGTGTGGGAAACTCTCTTATAAGCATGTACGCGAAATCCGGAAGGATGGACGATGCTCAAAAAGCTTTTGAATCTCTATTCGAGAAGAATTTAGTTTCTTACAACACTATCGTCGATGCTTATGCTAAGAACCTGGATTCTGAAGGAGCTTTCGAGCTTTTTCATAAAATCTCGGATTTTGGAGTTGAGGTTAATGCCTTCACCTTTACAAGTTTACTGAGTGGAGCTTCAAGTATTGGTGCAATTGGCAAGGGCGAGCAAATCCATGCTCGGTTACTTAAATCTGGGTTTCAGTCAAACCAATGCATTTGTAATGCGTTGATATCGATGTACGCTAGATGTGGACACATAGAAGCTGCTTTTCAAGTTTTCAACAAGATGGGTCATCGAAATGTTATAACTTGGACTTCTATGATCACGGGTTTTGCAAAACATGGATTTGCTGCTAGAGCTTTAGAAATATTCCATGAAATGCTCAAGGCAGGGATTAGGCCAAACGAGATCACTTGTATTGCTGTTTTATCAGCATGTAGTCACGCAGGCTTGGTTTCGGAGGGATGGGAAATTTTCAAGTCAATGCACAAAGATTTCAAAATTGCCCCAAGAATGGAACATTATGCATGTATGGTTGATTTGCTGGGGCGATCAGGATCGCTCAGGGAAGCCATCGAGTTTATAAACAAGATGCCCTGCACACCAGATGCCTTGGTCTGGCGTACATTTCTTGGAGCTTGCCGAGTCCACCATGACAAAGAGCTCGGGGAACACGCTGCAAAGATGATACTTCAACAGGATCCTCATGATACCGCTGCCCATATCTTACTATCGAATTTGTATGCCTCTTCGGGTCAATGGGAAGATGTGGCTCGGATTAGGAAAAATATGAAAGAAAGAAATCTTATCAAAGAAGCTGGTTGTAGTTGGATAGAGGTGGACAACAAAATACACAGGTTCCATGTGGCTGATACTTCACACCCACAAGTGCAGGAGATTTATGACAAATTAGATGAAATGGCTTTAAAAATAAAGGGATTGGGGTATGTCCCCGATACCGATTTTGTACTTCACGAACTCGAGGAGGAACAGAAGGAGCAATTTGTTTTCCAACACAGCGAGAAAATTGCCGTTGCATTCGGACTTATAACCACATCGAGACCAAAACCGATTCGGGTTTTCAAGAATCTCCGTGTTTGCGGGGACTGCCATACTGCGATCAAATACATATCGATGGCCACGGGGAGAGAAATCGTTTTAAGAGATTCAAACCGGTTTCATCATATCAAGAATGGAACCTGCTCTTGCAATGATTACTGGTAGAAGGAAATTATTTCACCTAGTTCATCTTGGTCTGAGCTCGTATTTATCGGACGTCATAACCGTCCGTTAGCTGTCTCCGTGTTGCAGTCGTGCTGACGGAACAATTTGATCCTTGTCTGGCAAGTTTATCTTTTATCTCATTCTTTTTGGCCATTGAAATTGGGGCATGTATATCACCATTGCTAACTGTTCTTCTCTGCTTGTTTATATATACAATTTTATAATcatagatgtttgatagtgtgaatatatatatatatatatatataatctaattATTATCAAtaacaactttaaaaaaaaaaaaactttatcaTCCAATGAGGTCTTAGTTTAATGACAATGGTAAGATACtaaaattttcaagttttcaatttgaGTCCCACTTTATAAAActgattataattattttgatataattattttgatatattctcTGCAATATAACTttacttataattttaaaatatcttaTGTTAATTGAAAAATACATTATGTTtcacatataattatattaaaatataatataatttatattttaataataaataaaatattttataattaaatagattttgttttttaatgaaaattattgaaaataaagaTGAAGGTattggtgaaattaagtgaataatttcatatattataaaattaacttagtCTAATCCAACACGTGTCATACCTTGTAAGAATAAAAGAATTCCCAAGCACGAGATGCCACGTAGTAGGATTTCTAGATACAAGTGGTGGGCCCTAAACTTTACCGTACCGAATCAATGACAGCCAGGTTTAACTCCACGTGTCACCAACTAAATCATTACCGTCCAcgttctttttaaaaaaatcttggTCAGTTGTACGTAAAAAGCCCATGTGGCTACCTCCCAGTTGTCCTAAATTCAATGTTTTCTATTTATAATCAAACTTTTTCATTTGTTAGGTCTCCACTTGTCTCTTTGCCTTTCAATATCATGCAGAAAACATGGAAAAGGAGGAGAAGATACAAAGCCTTCACTCTCCATCAACCAAACATCCCTGGAAAATGACGTCAGATTCCGATGATTTCAGTAGGCTTACAGTCATCAAAACGGAGAATGCTCACCAGAGAAGGTTAAAGTGCACGTGTCAAACGGTAAACATATCGGAAAACACCAGCACCGGCGTTGATAAAGACGGGGATCTTCTTCTTAATGGATCGAAAGCATGCAAGCAAAACGATGACGTTCAAACTTTAACGTGCAGGTCGTCTCATGGGGTGGTGTCGGTTATTGGTAGGAGAAGAGAGATGGAAGATGCAGTGAAAGTGGGGTTAGGGTTTATGGTGAAAGGGGGGGAAAAGTTTGATTTTTATGGAGTGTATGACGGACACGGCGGATCCGGGGTGGCGGAGGAGTGCAAGGAAAGGTTGCATAAGGTGTTGGTGGAGGAGATAGTGGTGGAGGAGGGAGGGAATGGGATTGATTGGGGAAGAACGATGAAGAGAAGTTTTGAGAAGATGGATGAAGAGGTGAGTCGAGGGAGGTTGGGAGAGGAGATGGTAGGATCGACGGCGGTTGTGGCGGTGGTTGGTAACGGGAAGGTAGTAGTGGCGAATTGCGGGGACTCTAGAGCTGTGTTATCGAGGGGTGGTGTTGCTGTAGCCTTGTCTTTTGATCATAAGGTAATATTTATAATGCTTGATGAGTTTTTTTCATTGTTTAGAAATATTTTGATACGTTTTTCAATTAATATGAGATTTTCTTTCTCggcaaataaatattattattaagagAGGTGCAAAGTATCATAAAAGTTAAATAATTTTActtcaaataattaataaaaaattaaaattattaatttctaAAATAGATAAATACCCAATCAATAAATCACAATTTTAAAACTATTTAGAGATAAAATATACACGATAAAAAGGTTTTAAGGTTGTTACATGTACTTTGCTAGTGCCTTCCTTGCTATTTAGGACACCCTCTCCGAGATGTTTGCAACACATGACTTCGTTAAGTTATCGTTTTTACCATCTAACCTAATTCACTAACATTTCCCTTTGTTAGGGGAACTgttccacaaaaaaaaaaaacgcaAGATATCTACCCTCACAATTTGATCACTCCGACAAAACATTTATTACTTATCATTCACGTACCTCCATTATTAATCTAATCAGGAGACCAATGAATGACATGTTGGCCTATTAAGACACGCCATGTTTCATGGGGTCAACTCATTTATATATCTTCAAGCACTATATTCCCATCCTTCCTCTTAGCTTTTCCTCACTGTCCAACTCCATCATCTTCATCTTATGGCACTTCGTCCTGATCGGGTGCATTGATTCTTATCTCCACCACTTTTTTGCATCAACAAGGGTCATAAACTGTCGATGGTAAATGTTGTATATATTCTTTTTGCACAAATAATACACTCACATTCAAAGTTCGAATATAGATATAAAATTATGCTATATATATAGAAGTTGCGGGTATGATGTTTTAGATATCtagaaattttttttacaaaattgtgaCTCTTGCAAGATATATACATTAAAGTATATAATATTTACAACTAAAATCGAATAtcataaacattattatattctAACATATGGGATCAATCAGTAAACTCGATAAACTTtcgaaatattttttttaaaatatcctTCGATTTAACAGTTCCGACGGTTCCACTTAATTTTTTGGAACACTCCTCAATTTAGCACTCGTGAAGACCTCACTTTTTAAACATCATCTTTAATTCTAATTATTATGTCCCATTTAAAATGATTGAAAGCATGTACAACCGTCACTAATAGGAACTCGACAAATGACACCTCGAGACCACAGCTAAGGGTATAAAAGCCCATAACTCTGGCAAAAGAAGGGACTCTCCTATTACTACACCATGATCTCCCCCAATCTTCTCTCTCGGTTCCCTTCTGGTTCTTCCGAATATTGTCTTCAGTGGCTCTCCACCTTGCTCCGAGCGAGGTGAATCGCCCATCCTCACCTCTTTCTCCTCTCGGCTTGTTTCATCATCAATAAACACGTATGACGATGAATATATAGATATTTGCATGCTGAAACCATGTTGCGTTTAGGTTTAGATTCTCAATTCAGTTCAAAGtatcaatttttcatttattcattctCTTTGGTTTTCTCGACTTTTCAAGTAATTAAACTGGGATGAAAATGAAACTACGGCTTTCTTTATAgtatatggatatatatatatgcacatataTTGACAATTAGGTTCCTTTTGCAAAGCCTGAAAGACCTGATGAGTTGGAGAGAGTTGAAGCCGCTGGTGGAAGGGTCATAAACTGGAATGGCCATCGTGTATTAGGAGTACTCGCCACTTCAAGATCCATAGGTATGTTAATTTCACCCAAGATCCTCAAATTATGATCTAAATTTTAAAGTAGTACTCAAACTTTAAAACATTCTGTTAAATTATCAAAGTAGTAGCACATTGGTCAAGTCTTACTACATTGAGCATATTAAAAACACATATTTAATTGTGAATATTTGTATActtactcgggtcaacttggATTAAAAAAAATCCTCTTCGATTTTCTTAATGCGTTGAATTTAAATTATTCGTATGGATAAATATATACGTGTTTACAATTTGATCCACACATTTTTTTAACATTTtctatgtgatatttgaattggaATTTCACATTTAAATAAACAGACCAAAGGACTTGGTTTATACAATAGTAATGCTCCGAATACTcaatttaaaaatcatttaaaaacgtCACATTTAGTGCATGCAGGCGATGGATACCTTAAACCGTTTGTTATATGCAAGCCAGAAGTAAACATAAGAGAGCTAACCGACGGCGACGAGTTCCTCATACTAGCTAGCGATGGCCTGTGGGATGTCGTATCCAACAAAGTCGCTTGCCAAGTAGTGAGAAGATGTCTGAACAGCCGAGTTAGGAGGAAATCCGTTGCTATTGTCGATGGAAACCGCAACCGTGCAGCCGGAGCTGCCGCAGTGTTGGTTGAGCTCGCAATGGCTCGAGGTAGCAAAGACAATATCAGTGTGATCGTGGTCGAGTTAAATAAAACCTAGCACTTTTTAACACGATCATCTTCTACATCTAGAATTTACTAACCAAAATTATTTGGTTTCAATTAGCAGTTTAAGCTAGATATTCGGTACAATCCAAATTGGATTAATTAAGACTGGTTTTCATAATATACTAAAACTTTATTTAGCATTTCTAAAAGGTTAAATTCCGCTATCAGTTATTGTACCTTCGTGAAAGTTATGGATTTGATtcctatattttaatttgatcaattttagtctttatactttttgaataggtgaattttagttcaactactttttaaattttgaaacctGATTTAAATAATAGCAGTTAAATatgt
This window of the Gossypium arboreum isolate Shixiya-1 chromosome 12, ASM2569848v2, whole genome shotgun sequence genome carries:
- the LOC108477217 gene encoding pentatricopeptide repeat-containing protein At3g49170, chloroplastic, encoding MMAMVNLSLPAPAKSPSRPPPKLSSLSSVPLSVNRPVNFEPLRHRLIKHLDAGHLHKAISTLDVMASHNAHPDLITYSLLLKACIRSRDFQLGKLVHSHLTESKLELDSVLFNSLISLYSKSGDWTKAREIFESMGNKRDLVSWSAMISCFANNKMSFEAILTFLYMLDNGFLPNEFCFTAVIRACSTSEFFPTGEIILGFLVKTGYLDFDTNVGCALIDMFVKGNSDLESAFKVFDKMPDRNVVAWTLMITRCTQLSYPSGAIELFIDMVLGGYMPDRFTLSGIISACTEQESESLSLGKQLHSWVIRSGFASDVCIGCSLVDMYAKCTIDGSLDDSRRLFDRMENHNVMSWTAIITGYIQCGGRDMAAIELFCKMIEGPVSPNHFTFSSVLKACGNLCDSRTGEQFYAQAVKHGFASDDCVGNSLISMYAKSGRMDDAQKAFESLFEKNLVSYNTIVDAYAKNLDSEGAFELFHKISDFGVEVNAFTFTSLLSGASSIGAIGKGEQIHARLLKSGFQSNQCICNALISMYARCGHIEAAFQVFNKMGHRNVITWTSMITGFAKHGFAARALEIFHEMLKAGIRPNEITCIAVLSACSHAGLVSEGWEIFKSMHKDFKIAPRMEHYACMVDLLGRSGSLREAIEFINKMPCTPDALVWRTFLGACRVHHDKELGEHAAKMILQQDPHDTAAHILLSNLYASSGQWEDVARIRKNMKERNLIKEAGCSWIEVDNKIHRFHVADTSHPQVQEIYDKLDEMALKIKGLGYVPDTDFVLHELEEEQKEQFVFQHSEKIAVAFGLITTSRPKPIRVFKNLRVCGDCHTAIKYISMATGREIVLRDSNRFHHIKNGTCSCNDYW
- the LOC108478971 gene encoding probable protein phosphatase 2C 8 isoform X2 produces the protein MEKEEKIQSLHSPSTKHPWKMTSDSDDFSRLTVIKTENAHQRRLKCTCQTVNISENTSTGVDKDGDLLLNGSKACKQNDDVQTLTCRSSHGVVSVIGRRREMEDAVKVGLGFMVKGGEKFDFYGVYDGHGGSGVAEECKERLHKVLVEEIVVEEGGNGIDWGRTMKRSFEKMDEEVSRGRLGEEMVGSTAVVAVVGNGKVVVANCGDSRAVLSRGGVAVALSFDHKPERPDELERVEAAGGRVINWNGHRVLGVLATSRSIGDGYLKPFVICKPEVNIRELTDGDEFLILASDGLWDVVSNKVACQVVRRCLNSRVRRKSVAIVDGNRNRAAGAAAVLVELAMARGSKDNISVIVVELNKT
- the LOC108478971 gene encoding probable protein phosphatase 2C 8 isoform X1, producing the protein MEKEEKIQSLHSPSTKHPWKMTSDSDDFSRLTVIKTENAHQRRLKCTCQTVNISENTSTGVDKDGDLLLNGSKACKQNDDVQTLTCRSSHGVVSVIGRRREMEDAVKVGLGFMVKGGEKFDFYGVYDGHGGSGVAEECKERLHKVLVEEIVVEEGGNGIDWGRTMKRSFEKMDEEVSRGRLGEEMVGSTAVVAVVGNGKVVVANCGDSRAVLSRGGVAVALSFDHKPERPDELERVEAAGGRVINWNGHRVLGVLATSRSIVHAGDGYLKPFVICKPEVNIRELTDGDEFLILASDGLWDVVSNKVACQVVRRCLNSRVRRKSVAIVDGNRNRAAGAAAVLVELAMARGSKDNISVIVVELNKT